The sequence TAGATATATATTAGACCTCTTAATAActatttgttttctttatttttagtTCTTGAAAATTAAACCTACAATCACTTTTATAACATCTAAATTTAGTGTTtagttatatattttttaccatgttttaaaaaacctattttttttagaatttgattaagaattcaattttttaccagtaaggaataaaaaatagatttaatttttttaagaaactaaaaactaaaagtCAAACTGTGGTGGAAGAAGATTTTAATTATTGAACATATATGGACCACTCGAATATATTATAAAAGTTTAGAAATAAAAGTTGAGCTATAGATGAGTTGTGAAAAGGAGGAAATGTTTTTcaatttacatatatatattattgtgaGATTACAGGTAATTGAATTAGGGAGTCAGGGACCATTTTCTCTTTAAGGGCATACATGTCTGGCCTTACATGTCCTTCAAATTGATACCTTTCCATCCCAAACAATAAAGGTGGTAAAATATTGGGGTTCATAGAGCTTAGTGATGTGTAGGTGAGACGATGCTGTGTAAATCATTGTGCCTATTGTTGGAATATCTCGAGTCCAAGATTCAAATTAGTATTCAAATTTTGGTGACCTCACATTTTCTTGCGACTTAGCAACATCATCATTATTTACATTAATTAAAAACTTATTAGAGTGGAACTTCTAAAGGTCATCCAATATAAAATTGTTTCAATCTAAGCATTCTTAACTTCAAAGTTACTATGACTAAGCCACCAAAAATAAAGATGCATACCATGTTGGTATAAGTATgactttcaattcttttaagtctttcttaatTGTACTTTTATGTTTTCATGATCTCTTTCATTCATATATAATGTTTGTTTATTCATGTTCCTCTCCTAAACTTGAGACATTAATAATTGTTATCATTTCAAATGGTATAATTTTTTTCATGATAAATTGTAATGCCTCGAGAGAAGAGGGATATGAATGAGCTAAATATCACATATGAACGAGAAAGATTCCGAAGACATGAAAGTAAGCATGAGTGACCTTTTGTGAACTTTTTTAGGATGCATGTAAGcctattaaattaagaaaatttattttaaataacaaaattgttaaaatatttacgaatatAATTTATCTGTGATAAATCGAGATAGATTGCAATAGACCATTGTATGCATGTATATGTACCTAGTTTATTGCGGTCTATCATATAAACAAATGAGATTTTGTTACATCTATAATATTATAGTTGATTTTGCtatattaaaaaacaaacttCAGATTAATTGttctatttaaatattaattgttgaatctttttaagaaaaatatttttttagactTTCATAACATTTAATTGTTGTTGAATTTATATAtcttatttgattgtttttgaAAGAATCTTAAATTGTTTTAGTATGCAATTAAATAACATTAAGTAATGATGACATTCCATTATTAAATTATCGTCTTTTAATATCTAAATAAGTaatttatttaacaaaattagtacaatttcgatttgcaaaaacattaaaaaaaaaattaaacttttatGTGTATGAGATATTTTAAAACAgaatttaattgattaattaattaattaattaattaaaacaacgATGCTCATATTTGGTTACACCTATCATAGTATTAGTCATCATAATAACAACAAGCATATGCCTTttgaataaatataaaaaatacaatCCAAAGTTCTCTCTTTTGGGTTGACCATTGACTATGTGATCTAGGGAAGTCCCCTTTTATGTTTTAACTGATATGGACCCATGATTGAGAAATTGAGTGTTGTAAGAATATTCTCCACTTTAACACTATATAGATTTTGGAAATCTTTTAAATGCCTCAAATATTCATATAAATTTTCATATTGTTTGACTTATATAGGTGAAAATGATcggaaaaaacaaataaaataagaatCTAACTATGTCCATGGTTAAATTGTGATGTTTTATATGTCTGTGAAGTTAGATCGTGGTCATATACTAAAAAGATATATCATATCGTGTAATCATATTTCAACCTAATTAGTTGGAATAAATAAcgaaatatataaattattaaaaacataAAGGAAATGAATAAActctttttttcaaatttttatttttatttttagaagatataaccaaattaaaccaaagatgaaaaaaattgaagttagTAAACATGACTATCGCTCTTTCCTTATTCATATAATTTACGAGTCTATATTGGCTTCGATGAAGATAGGAGAAAGTCATGACCCCACCTCCTCATTCCTAAATTTGAGtttatcaataaaaaaataagaCTTCCGATAAATTAATTAGTTATATTATTAATTGTCTGAAAGACTATTCATTAACTCAAACAAACATATTATATAagtaatataaataaaaaaatttgagaacaattttttagtataaaaattattgaaattgaaaattaaatctcTCATCTAAATGAACAATCATATCAATTACCGCTAAGTCAAACTTACTTTGACAAAGGCTAATTAACATCcttattcaaataaaattttttaaaaaaactaaacataCACATAGGttaatttaaagatttgaatttaatatttaaaaaaccaATCACTAAACTAGGAATTTACAACTTAAGAAAAAGCAATTTACTAAAAACTTCACTTaatcaaaacaaaatagttTATTACAATTTgtatacatatattttaaaaaaaagtgcaaagatttaaaatattcaGTAATTTACAAAAGTAAATATTGATAGAAAAGTCAAAGGAATAGTAAATTCAGATCTATGAATTGGAATTTGTTTATGTTACACTCTTCTCCAATCTTATCTTTCAAAAACCGTACATGTGACTGTACTATTTTCACTAAATAATTTGATAATTTGTTCAACCCTATTTAAAGAAATTTTGGTTTAACAGTTTAAGTTGATTAgtttataataattaagtagttttccatgatgttttctttttcaaatagaacgtagtaaaaaataaaaattgatataattatcaatttacGGTCTAATTTAATATAACTCATACAGATTAGAATCATAGAGAAATTAAAAGGTGTACAAAATTGAAGGTGAGATTTTGGAAAAGACATCATAATCTTGTAAATGTGATGGGAAGGTGAAGTATATTTGTCGAAGGTTAGGTGGAAAATTTAAGTGCTACCAATCCCATTCACTGCTGAATGAGTCAATTTCCtctttattaattttcattccAAATCttccaattaattaacaaaagcAATTTGAGTAATTGTATTTATTTGGCATATTAAATATCACCTAAATCAACAAAAACAGTCCTACTCAGTATTTAGTATATGAAAAAGACCTGAGaattaaaaaagtatatatatatatatatatatatatatatatatatataataaaaccaaaagttaattcaattttaatttctcTCATTTATCCCAAagaacataaaaaaataaaagaaaatggtcCCACGTCAAAAAAGAGAGTAGTGGGATCCACGTTTTACGGTCTCCGGTGGGGCCTTGAACAGAGAATTTATAATGTTTTTGTAGCAACACCCTATTTAGTATTTACACCATCCTATTAAATTTTCCTCCATACTTTTGACATCCTCCTCAATAAACAACAAAATGTTATTACTAACTTATGTTAAAACCAAGATTTGACTCTTTAACTTTTGGGTtgtattaaatttaattaatggTGAATTTATCTGATAATGTAAATATACCAAAAGTAGATTTTGTTTCGCAGTTATTAGTCCAGCTAAGAGGAGCTCGATATAAATATATCCAATCTAAGGCGGACACGTCATACAGGACAGGGGTGTCATTTTCGGAAAACAATTGTGGATTTTTGGTATTTTGAGTTCCGACATTgaacaaaaaaaggaaaagaattattattattattattattattgggaGAGTTTTAATGtgaaatgaaaaatttgtatttatttaattctGAAAAAGGGAATGGCTTCAGGAGTTGGCAATGTCCTACAAAGCTCAGAAAAGCTCCGTCTCTGCGGCAGTTAAGCAGCTCCAATCCTCTCCCCACCAccaactctctctctctaaagccttctctctttctctctccatTTTCCCTTATCCCTTTCATTCTCAGCTTCAATTTCACCTTCCCCCATCCACACATTCATTTCCTCAAATGCAGACACCACCCTACTGAAATCGGAGGAAGATGCCGTTGGTCAGAGTTCAGGTGAAGAACGAGTTCGGTCTTGGGAAGTCTGACCTCTATGTCGACTCCAACAATGAAGATCCGAAAGCCGTCCTTGACGGTGTCGCCGTTGCTGGCCTCGTCGGGATCTTGAGGCAGTTGGGTGATCTTGCTGAGTATGTTTCTTGTTTTTCTGCTCTATTTGATGCCTTGGCGGTTTTGAATTAGGTCTTTTCGTATTTCTTATGTTTCTTACTGTATGATGGGTTATGCGCTCTAGGGGAACTTTTGGAGTTCAATAGACATATGCCGAAATACTGAACTACACTTGGAGGAAACTGAGTGATTTTCCACTCATTTATTGGGGGTGGCTTGTGGTTCTTAGGTTTTGAATGGGAACTTCATTTTTGTATCTTATTCAAGAGAAACAACTCCCGGAAGCAATATAACATATTACAATCAGATTTATTTGTTTGGGATTCTAATTTTGTATTATcgtttcttttttccatgattTATTCATCTCCATTCTCCATGAGTTTCTCAGAAGTTCAATTAGAATACGACATAGTCAGCGACTCAGTATATAGTCTTCTTATttagttggttttttttttcttttttttttttaaaattgttgcaCTGCATGTGGTGTGGAAGGATTTGGACTTATGACTTCTGAGGGGAGCTATAAATCTTTTAAATGTTGAGGTTAGCACATGGGGCTGGCGGTTTCTTCATAAATAAACTCTAAAAAAATCCTGATGTAGTGGTTATGAATTTATGGGCTCTAAGCTAGAAAAGTCATTATAATTAGTTAGATTTACCAACTTAGTAGTTAGAATTATTGGAACGTTTGGTCTTAAACTGGGTCTGCCAGTAAACCAAGGAACAAACGGTTTGTTTAATAAGCAGTGAAACACTATATGATCTATGtcccatttatttattcaaGCGAACAGCTTGTTTTGCAGTCTTCTTCCCGACCTGCTAAGGTTGTGAAACCAAATAGAATTTGGATTGTTGAGGGTTCCTTATTTATTTAAGCGAACTGCTTGTTTCTTGCTTCTATTTTGTCTGACTTCAACTTGTTGTGCCTGGAAAAGTGAAAGAGTGAATTTCTTAAATCAGGATGGTGCCGTGCTCTTAATTATATGATTGGGTACCCTGTTTCTGTAACTGTTGTTACATTTTCCTTCCTCCTTTTTAAAAGCTTAACAGGATCCGCGAATGAGCATTGGGCAATGTCTAATTTACTTGCACAATTTTACGTCAAAATGGTGTTGGACCATTACAATTACTTTAGGAAAAATAGGAGTAAGCCTGTTAGTTTTCTGACAGGTGATTGTTTGGTATGTATATATGGTCTTTGAAAAAATGCTTTCACTTGCTTGATCCTTGTGGTACAACATTTAAGCTGACTGGGATTGTATAATCGTATGTTGTAGGTTTGCGGGGGAGGTTTTTCATGGGTTGCAGGAAGAGGTTATGACAACAGCTTCAAGAAGTCACAAAGTGATGCTTCGTGTCAAGCAGATTGAAGCTGCTCTTCCCTCCCTTGAAAAGGCAATACTAGCTCAAACAAGTCACATTCATTTTGCTTACACAGCTGGTATGACTCAATTGCCACCCAAATTATTGATAACTTAGACTAAAACAACTTAATTAGTTTCCAACTTGTCATTTGTAAAAAGTCttgacctggttggagataccCATGTCTTTTTATGTAGACAGTTGTTTGTTCTTTACCTTTGGATTGTGTGAACAGCACAAAGTGAAACTTTCGTTCAGTTATTAGATCAATTCAATTCTTTACTTGTTCTTAAAAGTGAAAAGAGGAAGTGTTCTGGATTCCCCCTACAACGCAGGCACAAAATGCCATTCATTGGCTCAAATACAGCTTCCAGCTATACAATCATAGATCTGACCTAACTTCTAACCTTTCTTGCCTGTACTATTCATATTATTATATGGTCTAGGCACGCACATACGTGAACATGAGTGTCTAtgtttaaaatttcattttccatGTTTCTGCAGAGAGAATGCTTGAAGGAGGTAGTTTTCTGATTCAATAACAGGGCAAGGGTTCctatttatttaattcaatGCTGGTTGTAAACGTAACTTCAAACAATAGTTAGCTTGGCTTTAGTTAATCATCTGTTTCATTTTGCTATACCACTTATATTATTGCATGCTGCTTTAGTCAAAACTATAGTTCTATCAGGATCGTGATATCACATTTGTTTAGTATGATAAATGAGAAGTTTGCTTTTTCTTGTTAAGCTTAAATCCATCACAGTTAGTGCCTTATGTAAGTCCTGTCATTATGTGGTTAACAATTTCAATTTTGTTCAAAGTAAAGGTCAACTGGAGTTGGGCAGATTTTCTTTAGAGTGACATAATTATAGTCTTCTATAAAATTTTGACAACATTTGCATATTTTATAATGTTAAGCAGTTGCTATGCAGGTTCTGAGTGGCATCCTCGTATTCGAACTGAACAAAATCACTTCATCTATCATGATTTGCCACGATTTATTATGGATGCCTATGAAGAATGTCGTGATCCACCGCAACTTCATTTGCTTGATAAGTATGACCTTGCTTGAAATTTGTTTAAGATGTATCTCCTTGCTGAAAATAAAAGGCAAGCTTTACAGTGCTGTTCTTTTCTCCATCCAGATTTGATACGGGAGGGCCTGGATCTTGCTTAAAACGTTATTCAGATCCAACATTCTTCAAAAGAATGTCAACCTCAGGAAAAATCAGCTTGGAGAAGGTTCGGAGTGACAAAAAGGTTCACAAGATTAAGGTGCGCATTGAAAGTCTAGGAGTTATGGGTGTTACATGCATCTTTTCAAATAGTGATTAGCTTTCAAGTTTCAACTGCCTAGTTATGTGAATATTGAATGGATTTAATAACCTAGAGTAAGCCGTGTGCATCGGCAACAATAAGAATATAGAGTCATTGTGTTAACTAATATTCTTTAAATCAAAACTtggcccttttctttttaatacatCAGTTTTTCTGTAGTCATTCTGACCAATAAATTAACAATGCACAGAGAAAAAGATCATTGGTGCGCTATGGAAAAACGATACATGGTGCATCAGTTTCCGATGCTAATACCAGGTATTACTGACTAATGATTAGCTTTGGTTGTTTCTTCTTTAGTTGAATGGATCACCGACAACTTAATATGCAGTTTGCAGTTTACCTCCTTTTCCAATGAAGGAGCGTCCCTTTCTCAAACTGCTACGGCTGATCGGAGGATTAAATCAGATGCTGGGGACTCTTCAAATTCGTTTGATTCTGGAACAGGGTCAGGATATGCTGGAAGTGTTTTGAAATTAGATTCTTCCTTGCAAACTAAAGAACAGGAATTTAGGGAATCTTCAAGTTCAAGTTTGATGCAGTATAGTGATGCTGTCGATTCGGTTCTCGCAGATGAACAAAGTAGGATAATAGATGATAAATATCAGTGTGCACTAGAGGATCAAATAGATTCAAGTTTCTCTTCTCATGTTACGTGGGATGAAAAGGCAGAAATATTGAAGCCCAAGCAGGAAGTTAGAGAAAAGATAGCAGTAGTGGAGTCGAGAGGTCAAGAGGATGATAGAGAAATGGCAGAAACATTGCAGCTAAGAACTCACCTGTATGTCAGTGAAATGGCAGAATTTGTGCACCTAAGGTCCCAACAGGATGTTAGGGAAATGGAAGAAATAGTGCAGCCAAGGACAAAAGAGAATGTTAGAGAAATGGTAGAAATAGTGAAACCAAGGACTCAACAGGATGTTAGAGGAATGGCTGAAATTGCACAGTCAAGGAGTCAAAAGGATGTTAGAGAAATGGAAGAAATTGTGCAGTCACGAACTGAACAGACTGTTGGAGAAACGGCAGAATCTGTGCACCTACGGTCCCAACAGGGTGTTAGGGAAATGGAAGAAATAGTGCAGCCAAGGACAAAGCAGAATGTTAGAGATATGGCAGAAGTAGTGAAACCAAGGACTCGACAGGATGTTAGAGGAATGGCTGAAATTGTGCAGTCAAGGAGTCAAAAGGATGTTAGAGAAATGGAGGAAATTGTGCAGTCACGAACTGAACAGAATGTTGGAGAAACGGCAGAAGTAATGCAACCTAGGACTCAGCAGGATGTTAGAGAAACGGCTGAAGCTGTGCAGCTAAGAGAAGTGGAAGAAATCGAGCAGCCAAGGCCCCAACAGTATGTTAGAAAAATTACAGAAATTGTGCAGCCAAGGACTCAAAAGGATGTTGGAGAAATGGCAGAAATAGTGCAGCCAAGGGATGAACAGGTTTTTAGAGAGATGGCAGAAATTTTGCTGCCTAGGACTCAAGAAGATGTTAGAAACATGGCAGAAACTGCGCAGCCAAGGACTCAACAGGATGGTTCAGAAAAGCCCAAAATGGTGGAGCAGGGGAGTCAACAGGGTGGTAGAGATCAAGTGGAGATGGTGGAGTCCAGGAGTCAACAGCATGATAAAGTTAAAGATCAAGAATATAAAGTTCCTCTACCTGAATCTACCCAGGATCCTCATGAAACGGAAGGCTTTTACCTTATAAATGATGAACAAATGAACCCGTTAGAATCAATTTATGACGGGAATATGTTTGATGAAATTGAAAGTGAAACAGACAATTATATGGATGCACTCAACACAATTGAGTCAGAATCTGAAACTGACCTTGATTGCCAGACAAAACGAGAAGTAGAGCCATGCTCATCCAATATAAAGTGTGAAGTAGTAGATCCAACGCATGACCTCCTTGAATCTAGTTTAGGTCCTGATATTCTTAACCCTAGTAATGAGCCTCAAAAGTCCTTTGACAAAGGTATTGTTTCTAGTCTACCAAATTTAGTTTCTTCGGATAGTTTTTACCATGATCAAAGACTTGAAAGCACCATGAAGATTTCTAGTCCCGACTGTCCTCTAGTGACCGATTTGCATGGCAAGGAAAGTTCCACAATGGAATCTGATGTCTCTGATTCCTTCCCTATGGACTCCAATTCTAGTTTAGAGGATCAGTCAGGAATTAAATTATTGAACAAGGTGCATGAGTCGGAAAAAACTTCTTTCTCCAGCAATCTTTCAGATAAATTCTGGACTAATGGTGGCTTGCTAGGACTTCAGCCATCAAAACCTCCTTCTTGGGCTGTACCAAATGCTGCTTGTGAGGACTCAAGTAaagttgagaaacgtggccctTCTGATCATACATATGTAGTCAGTAGTAATGCGCAGGAAATTAAATTGAATAATTTGCCCAAGGATGTTATTAATAGTGAAAAAGAGAAATATGATACATCTGGTAGAGTATCAATATCTACTCCATCTCAGGAATGGTCAAGAGGTAATTCAAATGCCAAGAATGGAAGTTTTAGTGTTGATCGTTCAAGCGATGGATCTACTTACGCCCATATGAATGATGTGGTAAAAAGAAATGTGATAGCAGCTGGAATTGCATCTCCAGCTGTACCTAATGTCAATGGAATGCATACTCAAACCattttggagaaagatgaaAACTCTAATCAAAATTCTGGATTTAGCCATCAATTGGTTGTTAATGGCTTTCATAGGAAACTGACGCTAATACACGACGAAAGGTTTGAGACTACAGATGGTCCAGGGAAGAGAAATGCCAACCAGGATACTGTTTTACAAACAATGTATGAAAGGACTTCCAAAGAGCACTTAGGCTGTGATTCTTCAATGGATTCATGTCCTCCCTCACCCCCTCTTGATCACATGAAAATCTCTTTCCATCCTGTTTGtggttttgaaatttcaaaaatgaaacTGAGATTTCCTGATGGCAGTGAAGGCCGGGGCAGCACGAAGGACATATTTCCATCCTTTCAGTTGGCTCCAGAGGAGTCTATTTCCGTGCATGAGATTGGCTCTGAGTCTGATGATGACACATTCTGTAGATCATCTCCATGTATTTCAGATGATTGTCTTAGTGA comes from Cucumis melo cultivar AY chromosome 12, USDA_Cmelo_AY_1.0, whole genome shotgun sequence and encodes:
- the LOC103486876 gene encoding protein SCAR3 isoform X1; its protein translation is MPLVRVQVKNEFGLGKSDLYVDSNNEDPKAVLDGVAVAGLVGILRQLGDLAEFAGEVFHGLQEEVMTTASRSHKVMLRVKQIEAALPSLEKAILAQTSHIHFAYTAGSEWHPRIRTEQNHFIYHDLPRFIMDAYEECRDPPQLHLLDKFDTGGPGSCLKRYSDPTFFKRMSTSGKISLEKVRSDKKVHKIKRKRSLVRYGKTIHGASVSDANTSLQFTSFSNEGASLSQTATADRRIKSDAGDSSNSFDSGTGSGYAGSVLKLDSSLQTKEQEFRESSSSSLMQYSDAVDSVLADEQSRIIDDKYQCALEDQIDSSFSSHVTWDEKAEILKPKQEVREKIAVVESRGQEDDREMAETLQLRTHLYVSEMAEFVHLRSQQDVREMEEIVQPRTKENVREMVEIVKPRTQQDVRGMAEIAQSRSQKDVREMEEIVQSRTEQTVGETAESVHLRSQQGVREMEEIVQPRTKQNVRDMAEVVKPRTRQDVRGMAEIVQSRSQKDVREMEEIVQSRTEQNVGETAEVMQPRTQQDVRETAEAVQLREVEEIEQPRPQQYVRKITEIVQPRTQKDVGEMAEIVQPRDEQVFREMAEILLPRTQEDVRNMAETAQPRTQQDGSEKPKMVEQGSQQGGRDQVEMVESRSQQHDKVKDQEYKVPLPESTQDPHETEGFYLINDEQMNPLESIYDGNMFDEIESETDNYMDALNTIESESETDLDCQTKREVEPCSSNIKCEVVDPTHDLLESSLGPDILNPSNEPQKSFDKGIVSSLPNLVSSDSFYHDQRLESTMKISSPDCPLVTDLHGKESSTMESDVSDSFPMDSNSSLEDQSGIKLLNKVHESEKTSFSSNLSDKFWTNGGLLGLQPSKPPSWAVPNAACEDSSKVEKRGPSDHTYVVSSNAQEIKLNNLPKDVINSEKEKYDTSGRVSISTPSQEWSRGNSNAKNGSFSVDRSSDGSTYAHMNDVVKRNVIAAGIASPAVPNVNGMHTQTILEKDENSNQNSGFSHQLVVNGFHRKLTLIHDERFETTDGPGKRNANQDTVLQTMYERTSKEHLGCDSSMDSCPPSPPLDHMKISFHPVCGFEISKMKLRFPDGSEGRGSTKDIFPSFQLAPEESISVHEIGSESDDDTFCRSSPCISDDCLSDHSKSNSDLWESDDTPETTCNNLYDLCHRSQMESLSTSFELGGITKNGIIIDDESGNLNGKGMDESLSGSLLDLPCFDIVNPVTSGRIDSFALEGDSSYCAFQTGHNDVDATNLLKSQCLDCPTPAPPPLPPAQWCISKTSLDVSDDLKDLSAHPKQVEPIVFVQQITHAPDATKPNGKKPEQGVVDSQKELNHRRNDQVLDAREDFLQQIRAKSFNLRRTVTEKPSTPAGPAAHVKVTAILEKANAIRQAVGSDNGEDDDSWSDA
- the LOC103486876 gene encoding protein SCAR3 isoform X3, with product MDAYEECRDPPQLHLLDKFDTGGPGSCLKRYSDPTFFKRMSTSGKISLEKVRSDKKVHKIKRKRSLVRYGKTIHGASVSDANTSLQFTSFSNEGASLSQTATADRRIKSDAGDSSNSFDSGTGSGYAGSVLKLDSSLQTKEQEFRESSSSSLMQYSDAVDSVLADEQSRIIDDKYQCALEDQIDSSFSSHVTWDEKAEILKPKQEVREKIAVVESRGQEDDREMAETLQLRTHLYVSEMAEFVHLRSQQDVREMEEIVQPRTKENVREMVEIVKPRTQQDVRGMAEIAQSRSQKDVREMEEIVQSRTEQTVGETAESVHLRSQQGVREMEEIVQPRTKQNVRDMAEVVKPRTRQDVRGMAEIVQSRSQKDVREMEEIVQSRTEQNVGETAEVMQPRTQQDVRETAEAVQLREVEEIEQPRPQQYVRKITEIVQPRTQKDVGEMAEIVQPRDEQVFREMAEILLPRTQEDVRNMAETAQPRTQQDGSEKPKMVEQGSQQGGRDQVEMVESRSQQHDKVKDQEYKVPLPESTQDPHETEGFYLINDEQMNPLESIYDGNMFDEIESETDNYMDALNTIESESETDLDCQTKREVEPCSSNIKCEVVDPTHDLLESSLGPDILNPSNEPQKSFDKGIVSSLPNLVSSDSFYHDQRLESTMKISSPDCPLVTDLHGKESSTMESDVSDSFPMDSNSSLEDQSGIKLLNKVHESEKTSFSSNLSDKFWTNGGLLGLQPSKPPSWAVPNAACEDSSKVEKRGPSDHTYVVSSNAQEIKLNNLPKDVINSEKEKYDTSGRVSISTPSQEWSRGNSNAKNGSFSVDRSSDGSTYAHMNDVVKRNVIAAGIASPAVPNVNGMHTQTILEKDENSNQNSGFSHQLVVNGFHRKLTLIHDERFETTDGPGKRNANQDTVLQTMYERTSKEHLGCDSSMDSCPPSPPLDHMKISFHPVCGFEISKMKLRFPDGSEGRGSTKDIFPSFQLAPEESISVHEIGSESDDDTFCRSSPCISDDCLSDHSKSNSDLWESDDTPETTCNNLYDLCHRSQMESLSTSFELGGITKNGIIIDDESGNLNGKGMDESLSGSLLDLPCFDIVNPVTSGRIDSFALEGDSSYCAFQTGHNDVDATNLLKSQCLDCPTPAPPPLPPAQWCISKTSLDVSDDLKDLSAHPKQVEPIVFVQQITHAPDATKPNGKKPEQGVVDSQKELNHRRNDQVLDAREDFLQQIRAKSFNLRRTVTEKPSTPAGPAAHVKVTAILEKANAIRQAVGSDNGEDDDSWSDA
- the LOC103486876 gene encoding protein SCAR3 isoform X2, encoding MTTASRSHKVMLRVKQIEAALPSLEKAILAQTSHIHFAYTAGSEWHPRIRTEQNHFIYHDLPRFIMDAYEECRDPPQLHLLDKFDTGGPGSCLKRYSDPTFFKRMSTSGKISLEKVRSDKKVHKIKRKRSLVRYGKTIHGASVSDANTSLQFTSFSNEGASLSQTATADRRIKSDAGDSSNSFDSGTGSGYAGSVLKLDSSLQTKEQEFRESSSSSLMQYSDAVDSVLADEQSRIIDDKYQCALEDQIDSSFSSHVTWDEKAEILKPKQEVREKIAVVESRGQEDDREMAETLQLRTHLYVSEMAEFVHLRSQQDVREMEEIVQPRTKENVREMVEIVKPRTQQDVRGMAEIAQSRSQKDVREMEEIVQSRTEQTVGETAESVHLRSQQGVREMEEIVQPRTKQNVRDMAEVVKPRTRQDVRGMAEIVQSRSQKDVREMEEIVQSRTEQNVGETAEVMQPRTQQDVRETAEAVQLREVEEIEQPRPQQYVRKITEIVQPRTQKDVGEMAEIVQPRDEQVFREMAEILLPRTQEDVRNMAETAQPRTQQDGSEKPKMVEQGSQQGGRDQVEMVESRSQQHDKVKDQEYKVPLPESTQDPHETEGFYLINDEQMNPLESIYDGNMFDEIESETDNYMDALNTIESESETDLDCQTKREVEPCSSNIKCEVVDPTHDLLESSLGPDILNPSNEPQKSFDKGIVSSLPNLVSSDSFYHDQRLESTMKISSPDCPLVTDLHGKESSTMESDVSDSFPMDSNSSLEDQSGIKLLNKVHESEKTSFSSNLSDKFWTNGGLLGLQPSKPPSWAVPNAACEDSSKVEKRGPSDHTYVVSSNAQEIKLNNLPKDVINSEKEKYDTSGRVSISTPSQEWSRGNSNAKNGSFSVDRSSDGSTYAHMNDVVKRNVIAAGIASPAVPNVNGMHTQTILEKDENSNQNSGFSHQLVVNGFHRKLTLIHDERFETTDGPGKRNANQDTVLQTMYERTSKEHLGCDSSMDSCPPSPPLDHMKISFHPVCGFEISKMKLRFPDGSEGRGSTKDIFPSFQLAPEESISVHEIGSESDDDTFCRSSPCISDDCLSDHSKSNSDLWESDDTPETTCNNLYDLCHRSQMESLSTSFELGGITKNGIIIDDESGNLNGKGMDESLSGSLLDLPCFDIVNPVTSGRIDSFALEGDSSYCAFQTGHNDVDATNLLKSQCLDCPTPAPPPLPPAQWCISKTSLDVSDDLKDLSAHPKQVEPIVFVQQITHAPDATKPNGKKPEQGVVDSQKELNHRRNDQVLDAREDFLQQIRAKSFNLRRTVTEKPSTPAGPAAHVKVTAILEKANAIRQAVGSDNGEDDDSWSDA